From Paraburkholderia flava, a single genomic window includes:
- a CDS encoding copper homeostasis protein CutC, with translation MSPSSVLLEVIATTIADARLAAQGGADRLELVTAMGEGGLTPSIGMVEAVVDAVAIPVNVIVRPHSRSFVFDADDYTAMARDVRAIAAVGAHGVVIGMLTPSREIDRDGLARLIDAAGDLAVTFHRAFDEARDLHEALDVLLGFDAVTNVLTSGGKPSVLQSVDTIRALVARAAGSRCTVLAGAGLTIDSVAGFVYDTGVRAVHFGSGVRIDGNGLAPVDPSKVARVRALLDGLT, from the coding sequence ATGTCTCCTTCTTCCGTTCTGCTCGAAGTCATCGCCACCACCATTGCGGACGCGCGGCTTGCCGCGCAGGGCGGCGCCGACCGGCTCGAACTCGTGACCGCGATGGGCGAGGGCGGTTTGACGCCGAGCATCGGCATGGTCGAAGCGGTCGTCGATGCGGTTGCGATTCCGGTCAATGTGATCGTGCGGCCGCATAGCCGGTCGTTTGTTTTCGATGCCGACGATTACACCGCGATGGCGCGCGACGTTCGCGCGATTGCCGCAGTCGGTGCGCATGGCGTGGTGATCGGGATGTTGACGCCGTCGCGTGAGATCGATCGCGACGGTCTCGCGCGCTTGATCGATGCAGCCGGCGATCTGGCGGTGACGTTTCACCGCGCATTCGACGAAGCCCGCGATCTGCACGAAGCGCTCGATGTGCTGCTCGGCTTCGATGCGGTGACGAACGTGCTGACGTCGGGCGGAAAGCCTTCGGTCTTGCAATCAGTCGATACGATCCGCGCGCTGGTGGCACGCGCGGCCGGTTCGCGCTGCACGGTGCTGGCGGGTGCTGGTTTGACGATCGACAGTGTTGCGGGCTTCGTGTACGACACCGGCGTTCGCGCGGTGCACTTCGGGTCTGGTGTGCGGATCGATGGTAATGGGCTTGCGCCGGTCGATCCGTCGAAGGTTGCGCGTGTCAGGGCGTTGCTTGACGGTTTGACCTGA